One segment of Physeter macrocephalus isolate SW-GA chromosome 3, ASM283717v5, whole genome shotgun sequence DNA contains the following:
- the UBXN10 gene encoding UBX domain-containing protein 10, which yields MATEAPVNIAPPECSTVVSTAADSFIWQPDSLNMHVTRPKSAKGRTRPSLHKPAGTEGCYSLTPSSPPAIPCESPSSQKLGACTPKSPNQGAPDEIPQLLQQVPIGASSSLNKYPVLPSINRKTLEEGALETAAKKAGSLQLSSTQALYQAETCTVKTSEEDSRAQPCSPERKFIVRTKRQSSYRARDLEEPSDQEPSLLLAVRSPSGRRFVHHFRPTDDLHTVVAVAEHKNKATYRHCSIETMEVPSRHFSDLTKSLQECGILHKSVLGISQEDGEGWP from the coding sequence ATGGCCACAGAAGCCCCTGTGAATATAGCCCCCCCTGAATGCAGCACTGTTGTCAGCACAGCAGCTGACAGCTTCATTTGGCAGCCAGACTCACTAAACATGCACGTCACAAGGCCCAAGTCCGCCAAGGGACGTACTCGGCCAAGTCTGCATAAGCCCGCAGGCACGGAGGGATGCTACAGCCTCACACCATCTTCACCTCCAGCCATTCCCTGCGAGTCGCCGAGCAGCCAGAAACTGGGAGCCTGCACACCCAAATCTCCAAATCAGGGAGCCCCCGATGAGATCCCACAGCTGCTGCAGCAGGTGCCCATAGGGGCATCCTCTTCCCTCAATAAATACCCAGTCCTTCCTTCCATCAACAGGAAGaccctggaggagggggccctgGAAACAGCTGCTAAAAAGGCTGGTTCCCTGCAGCTGAGCAGTACCCAGGCTCTTTACCAAGCAGAGACCTGCACCGTGAAGACGAGTGAAGAAGATTCCCGAGCTCAACCTTGTTCCCCGGAGAGGAAATTCATCGTGCGGACCAAGAGACAAAGCTCCTACAGGGCCAGAGACCTGGAGGAGCCGTCAGATCAAGAGCCAAGCCTGCTGCTTGCTGTCAGATCACCATCAGGACGAAGGTTTGTCCACCATTTCCGGCCAACTGATGACTTACACACCGTTGTCGCCGTGGCCGAACACAAGAACAAGGCCACCTACCGACACTGCAGCATTGAAACGATGGAGGTGCCCAGCAGACATTTCTCTGACCTCACCAAGTCTCTGCAGGAGTGCGGAATCCTCCACAAGTCGGTGCTGGGCATCTCACAGGAAGACGGGGAGGGATGGCCCTGA